In Oncorhynchus kisutch isolate 150728-3 linkage group LG5, Okis_V2, whole genome shotgun sequence, a genomic segment contains:
- the LOC109879361 gene encoding poly(rC)-binding protein 3 isoform X1: protein MEPPKVQQPGEGGLNVTLTIRLLMHGKEVGSIIGKKGETVKKMREEVSASGARINISEGNCPERIVTITGPTDAIFKAFAMIAYKFEEDIINSMSNSPATSKPPVTLRLVVPASQCGSLIGKGGSKIKEMRESTGAQVQVAGDMLPNSTERAVTISGAPEAIIQCVKQICVVMLESPPKGATIPYRPKPASTPVIFSGGQVRADPLGASTANLSLLLQHQPLPAYTIQGQYAIPHPDLCCPSYPPQQLTKLHQLAMQQTPFNPLGQTTPAFPAGLDASNQASTHELTIPNDLIGCIIGRQGTKINEIRQMSGAQIKIANAMEGSSERQITITGTPANISLAQYLINARFRDVAAMWNDPSSMTTS, encoded by the exons ATGGAACCACCCAAGGTGCAGCAGCCAGGCGAAGGAGGCCTCAATGTCACCCTCACCATCAGGCTTCTGATGCACGGCAAG GAGGTTGGAAGCATCATTGGAAAG aaaggagagacagtgaaGAAGATGCGTGAAGAGGTAAGTGCA AGCGGTGCACGCATCAACATCTCTGAGGGAAACTGCCCAGAGCGGATAGTTACCATCACCGGACCCACAGATGCCATCTTCAAGGCCTTCGCCATGATCGCATACAAGTTTGAAGAG GATATAATCAACTCTATGAGCAACAGTCCAGCCACCAGCAAGCCTCCTGTCACCCTGCGTCTGGTTGTCCCAGCCAGCCAATGTGGCTCCCTTATAGGGAAAGGAGGCTCCAAAATCAAAGAAATGAGAGAG TCCACAGGTGCTCAGGTACAGGTCGCAGGGGACATGCTGCCCAACTCCACTGAACGAGCAGTCACCATCTCAGGAGCCCCGGAAGCCATTATCCAGTGTGTCAAGCAGATCTGTGTTGTCATGCTAGAG tcccCACCGAAAGGTGCCACTATCCCCTACCGCCCCAAGCCTGCCTCCACCCCCGTCATTTTTTCAGGTGGCCAGGTAAGAGCCGACCCGCTGGGGGCCTCCACTGCCAACCTCAGCCTCTTACTGCAGCACCAGCCACTGCCT gCGTACACCATTCAGGGACAATACGCCATCCCTCACCCTGAC CTCTGCTGTCCCTCCTACCCCCCTCAGCAGTTGACCAAGCTCCACCAGTTGGCTATGCAGCAAACCCCCTTTAACCCCCTTGGACAGACCACCCCTGCCTTCCCCG CAGGTCTGGATGCCAGTAACCAGGCCAGTACTCATGAACTCACCATTCCCAATGAT CTAATAGGCTGCATAATCGGGCGCCAGGGAACCAAAATCAACGAGATCCGTCAGATGTCTGGGGCGCAGATCAAAATTGCTAACGCCATGGAAGGGTCATCGGAGCGCCAGATCACCATCACAGGAACCCCCGCCAACATCAGCCTGGCCCAGTACCTCATCAACGCAAG GTTCAGAGACGTGGCGGCCATGTGGAATGACCcatcctccatgacgacatcctAA
- the LOC109879361 gene encoding poly(rC)-binding protein 3 isoform X2, which translates to MEPPKVQQPGEGGLNVTLTIRLLMHGKEVGSIIGKKGETVKKMREEVSASGARINISEGNCPERIVTITGPTDAIFKAFAMIAYKFEEDIINSMSNSPATSKPPVTLRLVVPASQCGSLIGKGGSKIKEMRESTGAQVQVAGDMLPNSTERAVTISGAPEAIIQCVKQICVVMLESPPKGATIPYRPKPASTPVIFSGGQVRADPLGASTANLSLLLQHQPLPAYTIQGQYAIPHPDLCCPSYPPQQLTKLHQLAMQQTPFNPLGQTTPAFPGLDASNQASTHELTIPNDLIGCIIGRQGTKINEIRQMSGAQIKIANAMEGSSERQITITGTPANISLAQYLINARFRDVAAMWNDPSSMTTS; encoded by the exons ATGGAACCACCCAAGGTGCAGCAGCCAGGCGAAGGAGGCCTCAATGTCACCCTCACCATCAGGCTTCTGATGCACGGCAAG GAGGTTGGAAGCATCATTGGAAAG aaaggagagacagtgaaGAAGATGCGTGAAGAGGTAAGTGCA AGCGGTGCACGCATCAACATCTCTGAGGGAAACTGCCCAGAGCGGATAGTTACCATCACCGGACCCACAGATGCCATCTTCAAGGCCTTCGCCATGATCGCATACAAGTTTGAAGAG GATATAATCAACTCTATGAGCAACAGTCCAGCCACCAGCAAGCCTCCTGTCACCCTGCGTCTGGTTGTCCCAGCCAGCCAATGTGGCTCCCTTATAGGGAAAGGAGGCTCCAAAATCAAAGAAATGAGAGAG TCCACAGGTGCTCAGGTACAGGTCGCAGGGGACATGCTGCCCAACTCCACTGAACGAGCAGTCACCATCTCAGGAGCCCCGGAAGCCATTATCCAGTGTGTCAAGCAGATCTGTGTTGTCATGCTAGAG tcccCACCGAAAGGTGCCACTATCCCCTACCGCCCCAAGCCTGCCTCCACCCCCGTCATTTTTTCAGGTGGCCAGGTAAGAGCCGACCCGCTGGGGGCCTCCACTGCCAACCTCAGCCTCTTACTGCAGCACCAGCCACTGCCT gCGTACACCATTCAGGGACAATACGCCATCCCTCACCCTGAC CTCTGCTGTCCCTCCTACCCCCCTCAGCAGTTGACCAAGCTCCACCAGTTGGCTATGCAGCAAACCCCCTTTAACCCCCTTGGACAGACCACCCCTGCCTTCCCCG GTCTGGATGCCAGTAACCAGGCCAGTACTCATGAACTCACCATTCCCAATGAT CTAATAGGCTGCATAATCGGGCGCCAGGGAACCAAAATCAACGAGATCCGTCAGATGTCTGGGGCGCAGATCAAAATTGCTAACGCCATGGAAGGGTCATCGGAGCGCCAGATCACCATCACAGGAACCCCCGCCAACATCAGCCTGGCCCAGTACCTCATCAACGCAAG GTTCAGAGACGTGGCGGCCATGTGGAATGACCcatcctccatgacgacatcctAA
- the LOC109879361 gene encoding poly(rC)-binding protein 3 isoform X4: MEPPKVQQPGEGGLNVTLTIRLLMHGKEVGSIIGKKGETVKKMREEVSASGARINISEGNCPERIVTITGPTDAIFKAFAMIAYKFEEDIINSMSNSPATSKPPVTLRLVVPASQCGSLIGKGGSKIKEMRESTGAQVQVAGDMLPNSTERAVTISGAPEAIIQCVKQICVVMLESPPKGATIPYRPKPASTPVIFSGGQVRADPLGASTANLSLLLQHQPLPAYTIQGQYAIPHPDQLTKLHQLAMQQTPFNPLGQTTPAFPAGLDASNQASTHELTIPNDLIGCIIGRQGTKINEIRQMSGAQIKIANAMEGSSERQITITGTPANISLAQYLINARFRDVAAMWNDPSSMTTS; this comes from the exons ATGGAACCACCCAAGGTGCAGCAGCCAGGCGAAGGAGGCCTCAATGTCACCCTCACCATCAGGCTTCTGATGCACGGCAAG GAGGTTGGAAGCATCATTGGAAAG aaaggagagacagtgaaGAAGATGCGTGAAGAGGTAAGTGCA AGCGGTGCACGCATCAACATCTCTGAGGGAAACTGCCCAGAGCGGATAGTTACCATCACCGGACCCACAGATGCCATCTTCAAGGCCTTCGCCATGATCGCATACAAGTTTGAAGAG GATATAATCAACTCTATGAGCAACAGTCCAGCCACCAGCAAGCCTCCTGTCACCCTGCGTCTGGTTGTCCCAGCCAGCCAATGTGGCTCCCTTATAGGGAAAGGAGGCTCCAAAATCAAAGAAATGAGAGAG TCCACAGGTGCTCAGGTACAGGTCGCAGGGGACATGCTGCCCAACTCCACTGAACGAGCAGTCACCATCTCAGGAGCCCCGGAAGCCATTATCCAGTGTGTCAAGCAGATCTGTGTTGTCATGCTAGAG tcccCACCGAAAGGTGCCACTATCCCCTACCGCCCCAAGCCTGCCTCCACCCCCGTCATTTTTTCAGGTGGCCAGGTAAGAGCCGACCCGCTGGGGGCCTCCACTGCCAACCTCAGCCTCTTACTGCAGCACCAGCCACTGCCT gCGTACACCATTCAGGGACAATACGCCATCCCTCACCCTGAC CAGTTGACCAAGCTCCACCAGTTGGCTATGCAGCAAACCCCCTTTAACCCCCTTGGACAGACCACCCCTGCCTTCCCCG CAGGTCTGGATGCCAGTAACCAGGCCAGTACTCATGAACTCACCATTCCCAATGAT CTAATAGGCTGCATAATCGGGCGCCAGGGAACCAAAATCAACGAGATCCGTCAGATGTCTGGGGCGCAGATCAAAATTGCTAACGCCATGGAAGGGTCATCGGAGCGCCAGATCACCATCACAGGAACCCCCGCCAACATCAGCCTGGCCCAGTACCTCATCAACGCAAG GTTCAGAGACGTGGCGGCCATGTGGAATGACCcatcctccatgacgacatcctAA
- the LOC109879361 gene encoding poly(rC)-binding protein 3 isoform X6, giving the protein MEPPKVQQPGEGGLNVTLTIRLLMHGKEVGSIIGKKGETVKKMREEVSASGARINISEGNCPERIVTITGPTDAIFKAFAMIAYKFEEDIINSMSNSPATSKPPVTLRLVVPASQCGSLIGKGGSKIKEMRESTGAQVQVAGDMLPNSTERAVTISGAPEAIIQCVKQICVVMLESPPKGATIPYRPKPASTPVIFSGGQVRADPLGASTANLSLLLQHQPLPAYTIQGQYAIPHPDQLTKLHQLAMQQTPFNPLGQTTPAFPGLDASNQASTHELTIPNDLIGCIIGRQGTKINEIRQMSGAQIKIANAMEGSSERQITITGTPANISLAQYLINARFRDVAAMWNDPSSMTTS; this is encoded by the exons ATGGAACCACCCAAGGTGCAGCAGCCAGGCGAAGGAGGCCTCAATGTCACCCTCACCATCAGGCTTCTGATGCACGGCAAG GAGGTTGGAAGCATCATTGGAAAG aaaggagagacagtgaaGAAGATGCGTGAAGAGGTAAGTGCA AGCGGTGCACGCATCAACATCTCTGAGGGAAACTGCCCAGAGCGGATAGTTACCATCACCGGACCCACAGATGCCATCTTCAAGGCCTTCGCCATGATCGCATACAAGTTTGAAGAG GATATAATCAACTCTATGAGCAACAGTCCAGCCACCAGCAAGCCTCCTGTCACCCTGCGTCTGGTTGTCCCAGCCAGCCAATGTGGCTCCCTTATAGGGAAAGGAGGCTCCAAAATCAAAGAAATGAGAGAG TCCACAGGTGCTCAGGTACAGGTCGCAGGGGACATGCTGCCCAACTCCACTGAACGAGCAGTCACCATCTCAGGAGCCCCGGAAGCCATTATCCAGTGTGTCAAGCAGATCTGTGTTGTCATGCTAGAG tcccCACCGAAAGGTGCCACTATCCCCTACCGCCCCAAGCCTGCCTCCACCCCCGTCATTTTTTCAGGTGGCCAGGTAAGAGCCGACCCGCTGGGGGCCTCCACTGCCAACCTCAGCCTCTTACTGCAGCACCAGCCACTGCCT gCGTACACCATTCAGGGACAATACGCCATCCCTCACCCTGAC CAGTTGACCAAGCTCCACCAGTTGGCTATGCAGCAAACCCCCTTTAACCCCCTTGGACAGACCACCCCTGCCTTCCCCG GTCTGGATGCCAGTAACCAGGCCAGTACTCATGAACTCACCATTCCCAATGAT CTAATAGGCTGCATAATCGGGCGCCAGGGAACCAAAATCAACGAGATCCGTCAGATGTCTGGGGCGCAGATCAAAATTGCTAACGCCATGGAAGGGTCATCGGAGCGCCAGATCACCATCACAGGAACCCCCGCCAACATCAGCCTGGCCCAGTACCTCATCAACGCAAG GTTCAGAGACGTGGCGGCCATGTGGAATGACCcatcctccatgacgacatcctAA
- the LOC109879361 gene encoding poly(rC)-binding protein 3 isoform X16, which yields MEPPKVQQPGEGGLNVTLTIRLLMHGKEVGSIIGKKGETVKKMREESGARINISEGNCPERIVTITGPTDAIFKAFAMIAYKFEEDIINSMSNSPATSKPPVTLRLVVPASQCGSLIGKGGSKIKEMRESTGAQVQVAGDMLPNSTERAVTISGAPEAIIQCVKQICVVMLESPPKGATIPYRPKPASTPVIFSGGQAYTIQGQYAIPHPDQLTKLHQLAMQQTPFNPLGQTTPAFPAGLDASNQASTHELTIPNDLIGCIIGRQGTKINEIRQMSGAQIKIANAMEGSSERQITITGTPANISLAQYLINARFRDVAAMWNDPSSMTTS from the exons ATGGAACCACCCAAGGTGCAGCAGCCAGGCGAAGGAGGCCTCAATGTCACCCTCACCATCAGGCTTCTGATGCACGGCAAG GAGGTTGGAAGCATCATTGGAAAG aaaggagagacagtgaaGAAGATGCGTGAAGAG AGCGGTGCACGCATCAACATCTCTGAGGGAAACTGCCCAGAGCGGATAGTTACCATCACCGGACCCACAGATGCCATCTTCAAGGCCTTCGCCATGATCGCATACAAGTTTGAAGAG GATATAATCAACTCTATGAGCAACAGTCCAGCCACCAGCAAGCCTCCTGTCACCCTGCGTCTGGTTGTCCCAGCCAGCCAATGTGGCTCCCTTATAGGGAAAGGAGGCTCCAAAATCAAAGAAATGAGAGAG TCCACAGGTGCTCAGGTACAGGTCGCAGGGGACATGCTGCCCAACTCCACTGAACGAGCAGTCACCATCTCAGGAGCCCCGGAAGCCATTATCCAGTGTGTCAAGCAGATCTGTGTTGTCATGCTAGAG tcccCACCGAAAGGTGCCACTATCCCCTACCGCCCCAAGCCTGCCTCCACCCCCGTCATTTTTTCAGGTGGCCAG gCGTACACCATTCAGGGACAATACGCCATCCCTCACCCTGAC CAGTTGACCAAGCTCCACCAGTTGGCTATGCAGCAAACCCCCTTTAACCCCCTTGGACAGACCACCCCTGCCTTCCCCG CAGGTCTGGATGCCAGTAACCAGGCCAGTACTCATGAACTCACCATTCCCAATGAT CTAATAGGCTGCATAATCGGGCGCCAGGGAACCAAAATCAACGAGATCCGTCAGATGTCTGGGGCGCAGATCAAAATTGCTAACGCCATGGAAGGGTCATCGGAGCGCCAGATCACCATCACAGGAACCCCCGCCAACATCAGCCTGGCCCAGTACCTCATCAACGCAAG GTTCAGAGACGTGGCGGCCATGTGGAATGACCcatcctccatgacgacatcctAA
- the LOC109879361 gene encoding poly(rC)-binding protein 3 isoform X7: MEPPKVQQPGEGGLNVTLTIRLLMHGKEVGSIIGKKGETVKKMREEVSASGARINISEGNCPERIVTITGPTDAIFKAFAMIAYKFEEDIINSMSNSPATSKPPVTLRLVVPASQCGSLIGKGGSKIKEMRESTGAQVQVAGDMLPNSTERAVTISGAPEAIIQCVKQICVVMLESPPKGATIPYRPKPASTPVIFSGGQVRADPLGASTANLSLLLQHQPLPAYTIQGQYAIPHPDLTKLHQLAMQQTPFNPLGQTTPAFPGLDASNQASTHELTIPNDLIGCIIGRQGTKINEIRQMSGAQIKIANAMEGSSERQITITGTPANISLAQYLINARFRDVAAMWNDPSSMTTS; this comes from the exons ATGGAACCACCCAAGGTGCAGCAGCCAGGCGAAGGAGGCCTCAATGTCACCCTCACCATCAGGCTTCTGATGCACGGCAAG GAGGTTGGAAGCATCATTGGAAAG aaaggagagacagtgaaGAAGATGCGTGAAGAGGTAAGTGCA AGCGGTGCACGCATCAACATCTCTGAGGGAAACTGCCCAGAGCGGATAGTTACCATCACCGGACCCACAGATGCCATCTTCAAGGCCTTCGCCATGATCGCATACAAGTTTGAAGAG GATATAATCAACTCTATGAGCAACAGTCCAGCCACCAGCAAGCCTCCTGTCACCCTGCGTCTGGTTGTCCCAGCCAGCCAATGTGGCTCCCTTATAGGGAAAGGAGGCTCCAAAATCAAAGAAATGAGAGAG TCCACAGGTGCTCAGGTACAGGTCGCAGGGGACATGCTGCCCAACTCCACTGAACGAGCAGTCACCATCTCAGGAGCCCCGGAAGCCATTATCCAGTGTGTCAAGCAGATCTGTGTTGTCATGCTAGAG tcccCACCGAAAGGTGCCACTATCCCCTACCGCCCCAAGCCTGCCTCCACCCCCGTCATTTTTTCAGGTGGCCAGGTAAGAGCCGACCCGCTGGGGGCCTCCACTGCCAACCTCAGCCTCTTACTGCAGCACCAGCCACTGCCT gCGTACACCATTCAGGGACAATACGCCATCCCTCACCCTGAC TTGACCAAGCTCCACCAGTTGGCTATGCAGCAAACCCCCTTTAACCCCCTTGGACAGACCACCCCTGCCTTCCCCG GTCTGGATGCCAGTAACCAGGCCAGTACTCATGAACTCACCATTCCCAATGAT CTAATAGGCTGCATAATCGGGCGCCAGGGAACCAAAATCAACGAGATCCGTCAGATGTCTGGGGCGCAGATCAAAATTGCTAACGCCATGGAAGGGTCATCGGAGCGCCAGATCACCATCACAGGAACCCCCGCCAACATCAGCCTGGCCCAGTACCTCATCAACGCAAG GTTCAGAGACGTGGCGGCCATGTGGAATGACCcatcctccatgacgacatcctAA
- the LOC109879361 gene encoding poly(rC)-binding protein 3 isoform X8 has product MEPPKVQQPGEGGLNVTLTIRLLMHGKEVGSIIGKKGETVKKMREESGARINISEGNCPERIVTITGPTDAIFKAFAMIAYKFEEDIINSMSNSPATSKPPVTLRLVVPASQCGSLIGKGGSKIKEMRESTGAQVQVAGDMLPNSTERAVTISGAPEAIIQCVKQICVVMLESPPKGATIPYRPKPASTPVIFSGGQVRADPLGASTANLSLLLQHQPLPAYTIQGQYAIPHPDQLTKLHQLAMQQTPFNPLGQTTPAFPAGLDASNQASTHELTIPNDLIGCIIGRQGTKINEIRQMSGAQIKIANAMEGSSERQITITGTPANISLAQYLINARFRDVAAMWNDPSSMTTS; this is encoded by the exons ATGGAACCACCCAAGGTGCAGCAGCCAGGCGAAGGAGGCCTCAATGTCACCCTCACCATCAGGCTTCTGATGCACGGCAAG GAGGTTGGAAGCATCATTGGAAAG aaaggagagacagtgaaGAAGATGCGTGAAGAG AGCGGTGCACGCATCAACATCTCTGAGGGAAACTGCCCAGAGCGGATAGTTACCATCACCGGACCCACAGATGCCATCTTCAAGGCCTTCGCCATGATCGCATACAAGTTTGAAGAG GATATAATCAACTCTATGAGCAACAGTCCAGCCACCAGCAAGCCTCCTGTCACCCTGCGTCTGGTTGTCCCAGCCAGCCAATGTGGCTCCCTTATAGGGAAAGGAGGCTCCAAAATCAAAGAAATGAGAGAG TCCACAGGTGCTCAGGTACAGGTCGCAGGGGACATGCTGCCCAACTCCACTGAACGAGCAGTCACCATCTCAGGAGCCCCGGAAGCCATTATCCAGTGTGTCAAGCAGATCTGTGTTGTCATGCTAGAG tcccCACCGAAAGGTGCCACTATCCCCTACCGCCCCAAGCCTGCCTCCACCCCCGTCATTTTTTCAGGTGGCCAGGTAAGAGCCGACCCGCTGGGGGCCTCCACTGCCAACCTCAGCCTCTTACTGCAGCACCAGCCACTGCCT gCGTACACCATTCAGGGACAATACGCCATCCCTCACCCTGAC CAGTTGACCAAGCTCCACCAGTTGGCTATGCAGCAAACCCCCTTTAACCCCCTTGGACAGACCACCCCTGCCTTCCCCG CAGGTCTGGATGCCAGTAACCAGGCCAGTACTCATGAACTCACCATTCCCAATGAT CTAATAGGCTGCATAATCGGGCGCCAGGGAACCAAAATCAACGAGATCCGTCAGATGTCTGGGGCGCAGATCAAAATTGCTAACGCCATGGAAGGGTCATCGGAGCGCCAGATCACCATCACAGGAACCCCCGCCAACATCAGCCTGGCCCAGTACCTCATCAACGCAAG GTTCAGAGACGTGGCGGCCATGTGGAATGACCcatcctccatgacgacatcctAA
- the LOC109879361 gene encoding poly(rC)-binding protein 3 isoform X9, translated as MEPPKVQQPGEGGLNVTLTIRLLMHGKEVGSIIGKKGETVKKMREESGARINISEGNCPERIVTITGPTDAIFKAFAMIAYKFEEDIINSMSNSPATSKPPVTLRLVVPASQCGSLIGKGGSKIKEMRESTGAQVQVAGDMLPNSTERAVTISGAPEAIIQCVKQICVVMLESPPKGATIPYRPKPASTPVIFSGGQVRADPLGASTANLSLLLQHQPLPAYTIQGQYAIPHPDLTKLHQLAMQQTPFNPLGQTTPAFPAGLDASNQASTHELTIPNDLIGCIIGRQGTKINEIRQMSGAQIKIANAMEGSSERQITITGTPANISLAQYLINARFRDVAAMWNDPSSMTTS; from the exons ATGGAACCACCCAAGGTGCAGCAGCCAGGCGAAGGAGGCCTCAATGTCACCCTCACCATCAGGCTTCTGATGCACGGCAAG GAGGTTGGAAGCATCATTGGAAAG aaaggagagacagtgaaGAAGATGCGTGAAGAG AGCGGTGCACGCATCAACATCTCTGAGGGAAACTGCCCAGAGCGGATAGTTACCATCACCGGACCCACAGATGCCATCTTCAAGGCCTTCGCCATGATCGCATACAAGTTTGAAGAG GATATAATCAACTCTATGAGCAACAGTCCAGCCACCAGCAAGCCTCCTGTCACCCTGCGTCTGGTTGTCCCAGCCAGCCAATGTGGCTCCCTTATAGGGAAAGGAGGCTCCAAAATCAAAGAAATGAGAGAG TCCACAGGTGCTCAGGTACAGGTCGCAGGGGACATGCTGCCCAACTCCACTGAACGAGCAGTCACCATCTCAGGAGCCCCGGAAGCCATTATCCAGTGTGTCAAGCAGATCTGTGTTGTCATGCTAGAG tcccCACCGAAAGGTGCCACTATCCCCTACCGCCCCAAGCCTGCCTCCACCCCCGTCATTTTTTCAGGTGGCCAGGTAAGAGCCGACCCGCTGGGGGCCTCCACTGCCAACCTCAGCCTCTTACTGCAGCACCAGCCACTGCCT gCGTACACCATTCAGGGACAATACGCCATCCCTCACCCTGAC TTGACCAAGCTCCACCAGTTGGCTATGCAGCAAACCCCCTTTAACCCCCTTGGACAGACCACCCCTGCCTTCCCCG CAGGTCTGGATGCCAGTAACCAGGCCAGTACTCATGAACTCACCATTCCCAATGAT CTAATAGGCTGCATAATCGGGCGCCAGGGAACCAAAATCAACGAGATCCGTCAGATGTCTGGGGCGCAGATCAAAATTGCTAACGCCATGGAAGGGTCATCGGAGCGCCAGATCACCATCACAGGAACCCCCGCCAACATCAGCCTGGCCCAGTACCTCATCAACGCAAG GTTCAGAGACGTGGCGGCCATGTGGAATGACCcatcctccatgacgacatcctAA
- the LOC109879361 gene encoding poly(rC)-binding protein 3 isoform X5 — protein sequence MEPPKVQQPGEGGLNVTLTIRLLMHGKEVGSIIGKKGETVKKMREEVSASGARINISEGNCPERIVTITGPTDAIFKAFAMIAYKFEEDIINSMSNSPATSKPPVTLRLVVPASQCGSLIGKGGSKIKEMRESTGAQVQVAGDMLPNSTERAVTISGAPEAIIQCVKQICVVMLESPPKGATIPYRPKPASTPVIFSGGQVRADPLGASTANLSLLLQHQPLPAYTIQGQYAIPHPDLTKLHQLAMQQTPFNPLGQTTPAFPAGLDASNQASTHELTIPNDLIGCIIGRQGTKINEIRQMSGAQIKIANAMEGSSERQITITGTPANISLAQYLINARFRDVAAMWNDPSSMTTS from the exons ATGGAACCACCCAAGGTGCAGCAGCCAGGCGAAGGAGGCCTCAATGTCACCCTCACCATCAGGCTTCTGATGCACGGCAAG GAGGTTGGAAGCATCATTGGAAAG aaaggagagacagtgaaGAAGATGCGTGAAGAGGTAAGTGCA AGCGGTGCACGCATCAACATCTCTGAGGGAAACTGCCCAGAGCGGATAGTTACCATCACCGGACCCACAGATGCCATCTTCAAGGCCTTCGCCATGATCGCATACAAGTTTGAAGAG GATATAATCAACTCTATGAGCAACAGTCCAGCCACCAGCAAGCCTCCTGTCACCCTGCGTCTGGTTGTCCCAGCCAGCCAATGTGGCTCCCTTATAGGGAAAGGAGGCTCCAAAATCAAAGAAATGAGAGAG TCCACAGGTGCTCAGGTACAGGTCGCAGGGGACATGCTGCCCAACTCCACTGAACGAGCAGTCACCATCTCAGGAGCCCCGGAAGCCATTATCCAGTGTGTCAAGCAGATCTGTGTTGTCATGCTAGAG tcccCACCGAAAGGTGCCACTATCCCCTACCGCCCCAAGCCTGCCTCCACCCCCGTCATTTTTTCAGGTGGCCAGGTAAGAGCCGACCCGCTGGGGGCCTCCACTGCCAACCTCAGCCTCTTACTGCAGCACCAGCCACTGCCT gCGTACACCATTCAGGGACAATACGCCATCCCTCACCCTGAC TTGACCAAGCTCCACCAGTTGGCTATGCAGCAAACCCCCTTTAACCCCCTTGGACAGACCACCCCTGCCTTCCCCG CAGGTCTGGATGCCAGTAACCAGGCCAGTACTCATGAACTCACCATTCCCAATGAT CTAATAGGCTGCATAATCGGGCGCCAGGGAACCAAAATCAACGAGATCCGTCAGATGTCTGGGGCGCAGATCAAAATTGCTAACGCCATGGAAGGGTCATCGGAGCGCCAGATCACCATCACAGGAACCCCCGCCAACATCAGCCTGGCCCAGTACCTCATCAACGCAAG GTTCAGAGACGTGGCGGCCATGTGGAATGACCcatcctccatgacgacatcctAA